Proteins encoded in a region of the Halarcobacter mediterraneus genome:
- the modA gene encoding molybdate ABC transporter substrate-binding protein, with amino-acid sequence MKKIFLVLLFLSVSLFAQKLNIAVAANVSYAIDDLIKKFNEKNPDTKVLVTLGSSGKLTAQIKNGAPYEIFMAANMKYPDTLYAEKIAITEPIVYAQGSLAILSAKQRDYSKGINLVKENTITKIAIANPKTAPYGKASVEAMKNAKIYDDVVTKFVYGESISQTVSYAVTAADLGFIAKSSLYSDKMKKYKEGINWTDVDPKLYTPINQGIVILKNAKDKKEAKAFYDFMLSNEAKKIFKEYGYLVP; translated from the coding sequence ATGAAAAAGATATTTTTAGTTTTATTATTTCTTAGTGTAAGTTTATTTGCCCAAAAGCTTAATATAGCAGTTGCAGCAAATGTAAGTTATGCAATTGATGATTTAATAAAAAAGTTTAATGAAAAGAATCCGGATACTAAAGTATTAGTTACATTAGGAAGTAGTGGAAAATTAACTGCACAAATAAAAAATGGTGCACCCTATGAAATCTTTATGGCAGCAAATATGAAATATCCTGATACTTTATATGCTGAAAAGATAGCTATAACAGAACCAATTGTATATGCTCAAGGAAGTTTAGCAATTTTAAGTGCTAAACAAAGAGACTATTCAAAAGGAATTAATCTTGTTAAAGAAAATACTATTACAAAAATAGCAATAGCAAACCCTAAAACTGCACCTTATGGTAAAGCAAGTGTTGAGGCTATGAAAAATGCAAAAATCTATGATGATGTAGTTACTAAATTTGTTTATGGAGAATCAATTTCTCAGACTGTATCCTATGCAGTTACTGCAGCTGACCTTGGATTTATTGCAAAATCATCTTTATACAGCGATAAAATGAAAAAATATAAAGAGGGTATAAATTGGACAGATGTTGATCCAAAACTTTATACACCAATTAACCAAGGTATTGTAATTTTAAAAAATGCAAAAGATAAAAAAGAGGCAAAAGCTTTTTATGATTTTATGTTAAGTAATGAAGCAAAAAAAATATTTAAGGAATATGGATATTTAGTGCCATGA
- the modB gene encoding molybdate ABC transporter permease subunit — protein sequence MIDILNNLEFEPFILSFKLAFVTTVILFFVSLPLSWYLSQTKSKVKPFIEAITALPIVLPPSVIGFYILWALSINSPIGEFFDEVFGIKLVFNFTGVVIASCFYSLPFMVQPLQSGFESLNKNMLEASFIAGKSKIQTLFKVALPNIKPALMTALIVTFAHTVGEFGVVLMVGGSIPGETKVASVAIYEFVEILDYNSAHIYSAIMLFISFLVLLLVYIFNLRYKKRVTGIN from the coding sequence ATGATTGATATTTTAAATAATTTAGAGTTTGAGCCCTTTATTCTCTCTTTTAAACTAGCTTTTGTAACTACTGTAATTTTATTTTTTGTTTCTTTACCTTTAAGTTGGTATTTATCTCAAACTAAATCAAAAGTAAAACCTTTTATAGAAGCAATAACTGCCTTACCAATAGTTTTACCCCCTTCTGTTATAGGTTTTTATATATTATGGGCTTTATCAATAAATTCACCTATTGGTGAGTTTTTTGATGAAGTTTTTGGTATAAAATTAGTATTTAATTTTACAGGCGTTGTTATAGCTAGTTGCTTTTATAGTTTGCCTTTTATGGTTCAACCTTTACAAAGTGGTTTTGAAAGTTTAAATAAAAATATGCTTGAAGCAAGTTTTATTGCTGGTAAAAGTAAAATTCAAACTCTATTTAAAGTTGCACTTCCTAATATAAAACCAGCACTAATGACGGCTTTAATAGTGACTTTTGCTCACACTGTAGGAGAATTTGGTGTTGTTTTAATGGTTGGTGGAAGTATTCCAGGAGAAACAAAAGTTGCTTCTGTTGCAATATATGAATTTGTGGAGATATTAGATTACAACTCAGCTCATATTTATAGTGCAATAATGTTGTTTATTAGTTTTTTAGTTCTTTTATTAGTTTATATTTTCAACTTAAGATACAAAAAGAGAGTTACAGGAATAAATTAA
- the modD gene encoding ModD protein has product MIISDAELLEYIKEDLPYFDLTTYLQESDDTKASLEIFTRENIISSCTEEACSIAELLSCKVNFFIPSKQEIKKDEVLIRIEGSFSKIHEAYKLMQVLLEYSCKIATTTNKMYKIIKESNPTCELLTTRKSFPFSKKFCIKSILNGGAMPHRLGLSETILFFKQHRELYSSNEEFYKNIYKFKNMAPEKKIIVESSKFKDIKALLKYGVDVIQIDKGSLELVENVVSFKNIQYPNTKILVAGGINISNVQDYVKLGIDGVVTSSLYNCGMADLGVKLNIIK; this is encoded by the coding sequence ATGATTATAAGTGATGCTGAACTTTTAGAATATATAAAAGAAGATTTACCTTATTTCGATTTAACAACATATTTACAAGAAAGTGATGATACAAAAGCTAGTTTAGAAATTTTTACAAGAGAAAATATAATTTCTTCCTGTACTGAAGAAGCTTGTAGTATAGCAGAACTTTTATCTTGTAAAGTGAATTTCTTTATTCCCAGTAAACAAGAAATAAAAAAAGATGAAGTGCTTATAAGAATAGAAGGTAGTTTCTCTAAAATACATGAAGCTTATAAGTTAATGCAAGTACTTTTAGAATATAGTTGTAAAATAGCGACAACTACAAATAAAATGTATAAGATAATTAAAGAAAGTAACCCAACTTGTGAATTATTAACTACAAGAAAAAGTTTTCCTTTTTCTAAAAAATTTTGTATAAAATCAATTTTAAATGGTGGCGCAATGCCTCATCGACTAGGACTTAGTGAAACTATACTTTTTTTTAAACAACATAGAGAGCTATACTCTTCAAATGAAGAGTTCTATAAAAATATTTATAAATTTAAAAATATGGCACCAGAAAAAAAGATAATAGTAGAATCTTCAAAGTTTAAAGATATAAAAGCTTTATTAAAATATGGAGTTGATGTTATTCAAATAGATAAAGGAAGCCTAGAATTAGTAGAAAATGTTGTCTCTTTTAAAAATATACAATATCCAAATACAAAAATACTAGTAGCTGGTGGAATTAATATATCGAATGTTCAGGATTACGTAAAATTAGGGATAGATGGAGTGGTTACAAGTTCTTTATATAATTGTGGTATGGCTGATTTAGGTGTAAAACTTAATATTATAAAATAG
- a CDS encoding ABC transporter ATP-binding protein, which produces MLKISLQKQLHGAIGKMNLDVNISISQGEFVALTGLSGSGKTTLLRSLAGLEKAQGTIEVENEIWQDTNIFLPVQKRKIGFVFQDYALFENMSVLENLLYVSKDKKLATHLLEITDLLTLKDRLPNTLSGGQKQRVSLCRAMMNRPKLLLMDEPLSALDPQMRIKLQNEILQLHKEFNTTTIMVSHDPSEIYKLSQRVIVLKDGKITDDGKAKDILLKTTGSAKFSFDGKLLDIIKVDVIYIAIIAIGQQIVEVTISSQEAENFKIGQDITVSTKAFAPWIK; this is translated from the coding sequence ATGTTAAAAATATCTTTACAAAAACAGTTGCATGGTGCAATTGGTAAAATGAATTTAGATGTAAATATCTCTATTTCTCAAGGAGAATTTGTTGCTTTAACTGGTCTTAGTGGAAGTGGTAAAACTACACTATTAAGAAGTCTTGCAGGACTTGAAAAAGCACAAGGAACAATAGAAGTTGAAAATGAGATTTGGCAAGATACAAATATTTTCTTACCTGTTCAAAAACGAAAAATTGGATTTGTTTTTCAAGATTATGCATTATTTGAAAATATGAGTGTTCTTGAAAACTTGTTATATGTTTCAAAAGATAAGAAATTAGCTACACACCTTCTTGAAATAACAGATTTATTAACTTTAAAAGATAGATTACCAAATACTTTAAGTGGTGGACAAAAACAAAGAGTAAGCTTATGTAGAGCTATGATGAATAGACCAAAACTACTTTTAATGGATGAACCTTTATCTGCTTTGGATCCTCAGATGAGAATAAAACTTCAAAATGAAATTTTACAACTTCACAAAGAGTTTAATACCACTACAATAATGGTAAGTCATGATCCAAGTGAAATTTATAAATTAAGTCAAAGAGTTATAGTCTTAAAAGATGGAAAAATAACTGATGACGGAAAAGCCAAAGATATTTTACTTAAAACTACAGGAAGCGCAAAATTTTCTTTTGATGGGAAACTTTTAGATATTATCAAAGTAGATGTTATTTATATAGCAATAATTGCAATTGGTCAGCAAATAGTTGAAGTTACTATAAGCTCACAAGAAGCAGAAAACTTTAAAATTGGGCAAGATATTACTGTAAGTACTAAAGCTTTTGCTCCTTGGATAAAATGA
- a CDS encoding phosphohexomutase domain-containing protein (catalyzes the interconversion of alpha-D-glucose 1-phosphate to alpha-D-glucose 6-phosphate) has product MSLHKNAGKTAPKEILENIALLVSDYYTRTPNLSNKEQLISFGTSGHRGSSSKNSFNEKHIMAMAQAVAEYHKKQGHEKLFLGMDTHALSTPAHKTTLEVLAGNKIQTFYAKNFSYTPTPVISHAILTNKNSDGIVITPSHNPPSDGGFKYNSCDGGPANEETTKIIEQRANEILMNDLEDVNIIDLEDAIKSGFIHEYDYVTPYVNDLENIIDIKAIKESKLKIAADAMGGSGIEYYKAIKEKYDLDMQIFNDYVDFTFSFMTCDKDGKIRMDCSSSFAMASLIKLKDDFDIAFGNDTDFDRHGIITKSSGLLNPNHYLAVAIDYLAKNRDFSDLAIGKTLVSSSMIDKVAEDNNIKVIETPVGFKWFVEPLVKKKIFFAGEESAGASFLRKNKEVWTTDKDGIILNLLAAEILAKTKLDPGEYYDKLVLKYGNPVYERIDAPANSEQKKVLKNLKPEDIKQEVLAGEKIEQILTIATNGAKIGGLKVLSKNGWFAIRPSGTEDIYKIYAESFIDKNHLKLIQGDAKKIASEVFK; this is encoded by the coding sequence ATGAGTTTACATAAGAATGCCGGGAAAACTGCCCCAAAGGAAATCTTGGAAAATATTGCTCTTTTAGTAAGTGATTATTATACAAGAACTCCTAATCTTTCTAATAAGGAACAGTTAATATCTTTTGGAACTTCTGGACATAGAGGAAGTTCAAGTAAAAATAGTTTTAATGAAAAACATATAATGGCAATGGCTCAAGCTGTGGCAGAATATCATAAGAAACAAGGTCATGAAAAACTATTTTTAGGAATGGATACCCATGCTTTGTCAACTCCTGCACATAAAACAACTTTAGAGGTTTTAGCTGGGAATAAAATTCAAACCTTTTATGCAAAGAATTTTTCTTATACTCCTACACCTGTAATTTCTCATGCAATTTTAACTAATAAAAATAGTGATGGAATAGTTATTACTCCTTCTCATAATCCCCCAAGTGATGGAGGGTTTAAGTATAACTCTTGTGATGGAGGACCAGCAAATGAAGAAACTACTAAAATAATAGAACAACGAGCTAATGAGATTTTAATGAATGATTTAGAAGATGTTAATATTATTGATTTAGAAGATGCTATAAAAAGTGGCTTTATTCATGAATATGATTATGTAACTCCTTATGTAAATGATTTAGAAAATATTATTGATATAAAAGCAATAAAAGAATCAAAATTAAAAATAGCTGCTGATGCAATGGGTGGTTCAGGAATTGAATATTATAAAGCAATAAAAGAAAAATATGATTTAGATATGCAAATATTTAATGATTATGTAGATTTTACTTTTTCTTTTATGACTTGTGATAAAGATGGGAAGATAAGAATGGATTGTTCTTCTTCCTTTGCAATGGCCTCTTTAATTAAATTAAAAGATGATTTTGATATTGCATTTGGTAATGACACTGATTTTGATAGACATGGAATTATAACTAAAAGTTCTGGTTTATTAAACCCTAATCATTATTTAGCTGTGGCAATTGATTATTTAGCAAAAAATAGAGACTTCTCTGATTTAGCTATTGGGAAGACACTTGTTTCTAGTTCTATGATAGATAAAGTTGCAGAAGATAACAATATAAAAGTAATTGAAACACCAGTTGGATTTAAATGGTTTGTTGAACCTTTAGTAAAAAAGAAAATATTTTTTGCAGGAGAGGAGAGTGCAGGGGCTTCTTTTTTAAGAAAAAATAAAGAAGTATGGACTACTGATAAAGATGGAATAATATTAAATCTTTTAGCTGCAGAAATTTTAGCCAAAACAAAGCTTGACCCAGGCGAATATTATGATAAACTTGTTTTAAAATATGGAAACCCAGTTTATGAAAGAATTGATGCTCCTGCTAATAGTGAACAAAAAAAAGTTTTAAAGAACTTAAAACCTGAAGATATAAAACAAGAGGTTTTAGCAGGAGAGAAAATTGAACAAATTTTAACAATAGCTACTAATGGTGCTAAAATAGGTGGATTAAAAGTACTTAGTAAGAATGGATGGTTTGCAATAAGGCCTTCTGGTACAGAAGATATTTATAAAATATATGCAGAAAGTTTTATTGATAAAAATCATCTTAAACTTATTCAAGGTGATGCAAAAAAAATTGCTTCAGAAGTTTTTAAATAA
- a CDS encoding glycoside hydrolase family 57 protein — MLKGYWTPVLHSHLPFVKHPDYDNFLEEHWLFEAITECYIPLLQRLKKLEDENIDFRLTTSVTPPLAEMLDDRHLMEKYEKYLIKQLELAQKEVERTKNDENFKEISLFYQNMFLETKEFFDGFLNKNVLNGYRYFYNSGKVEVITCGATHGFLPILSVNEKAVRTQIEVAVKAHEKHFGRKPKGIWLPECAYYEGLDKILKEKGIKFFIVDSHALTFGKPTSLNGVFAPTYTPSSVAAFGRDGESSKQVWSSKEGYPGDFSYRDFYRDIGYDLDFDYIKPYINPDGVRVFTGFKYHKITGTSNYKEVYEPFVAKQKTIGHAENFHHNREKQFEHLSSLMDRTPLIVSPYDAELFGHWWFEGPEFLYNLFKQIDEHKVIKAITPIEYLNMYPKNQMQEPNPSSWGDQGYYDVWLNEGNAWIYRHLHNMADVMEERASEYFNVSDFNTTRVLNQMLRELLLAQSSDWAFLMTTATATEYSVNRTKEHISNFNELLGMIDDYNIDIDRLEYLEYKNSIFNFIDFRIFITS; from the coding sequence ATGCTTAAAGGATATTGGACACCAGTTTTACACTCACACTTACCCTTTGTTAAGCACCCAGATTATGACAACTTTTTAGAAGAACATTGGCTTTTTGAAGCTATTACTGAGTGTTATATTCCTCTTTTACAAAGATTGAAAAAACTAGAAGATGAAAATATAGATTTTAGATTAACAACTTCTGTAACACCACCTTTAGCTGAAATGTTAGATGATAGACATTTAATGGAAAAATATGAAAAGTATTTAATAAAACAACTAGAATTAGCTCAAAAAGAAGTAGAACGAACTAAAAATGATGAAAACTTTAAAGAAATATCTTTATTTTATCAAAATATGTTTTTAGAAACAAAAGAGTTTTTTGATGGTTTTTTAAATAAAAATGTTTTAAATGGATATAGATATTTTTATAATAGTGGAAAAGTAGAAGTTATAACTTGTGGTGCAACACATGGTTTCTTACCTATATTAAGTGTAAATGAAAAAGCAGTTAGGACTCAAATAGAAGTAGCAGTAAAAGCCCATGAAAAACATTTTGGAAGAAAACCAAAAGGAATTTGGCTTCCTGAGTGTGCCTATTACGAGGGACTTGATAAGATTTTAAAAGAAAAAGGAATTAAATTCTTTATTGTAGATTCCCATGCTTTAACATTTGGAAAACCAACTTCTTTAAATGGAGTATTTGCTCCAACGTATACACCAAGTTCTGTTGCTGCATTTGGAAGAGATGGAGAATCTTCAAAACAAGTTTGGAGTTCAAAAGAAGGTTATCCTGGAGATTTCTCTTATAGAGACTTTTATAGAGATATTGGATATGACTTAGATTTTGATTATATAAAACCATATATAAATCCAGATGGAGTAAGAGTTTTTACAGGATTTAAATATCATAAAATAACAGGTACAAGTAATTATAAAGAAGTTTATGAACCATTTGTTGCAAAACAAAAAACTATTGGACATGCTGAAAACTTTCATCATAATAGGGAAAAACAATTTGAACATTTATCAAGTTTAATGGATAGAACACCTCTTATTGTTTCTCCTTATGATGCAGAATTATTTGGACATTGGTGGTTTGAAGGTCCTGAATTTTTATATAATCTTTTTAAACAAATAGATGAACATAAAGTTATAAAAGCTATTACTCCAATTGAGTATTTAAATATGTATCCAAAAAATCAGATGCAAGAGCCAAATCCTTCTTCTTGGGGAGATCAAGGGTATTATGATGTTTGGTTAAATGAAGGTAATGCTTGGATTTATAGACATTTACATAATATGGCAGATGTAATGGAAGAAAGAGCATCTGAGTATTTTAATGTTAGTGATTTTAATACAACAAGAGTTTTAAATCAGATGTTAAGAGAATTATTATTAGCTCAAAGTAGTGATTGGGCTTTTTTAATGACAACAGCAACAGCTACTGAATATAGTGTAAATAGAACAAAAGAGCATATATCAAATTTTAATGAATTACTTGGTATGATAGATGACTATAATATCGATATAGATAGATTAGAGTATTTAGAATATAAAAATTCAATATTTAATTTTATCGATTTTAGAATATTTATTACTAGTTAA
- a CDS encoding DUF4912 domain-containing protein, with product MSSKTQDLLNKSIEVDDSFSSSSHTIDTLAQEVDEQKLKFTIPSRYNKDYLRIVLVNTSKFYIYWEFSDFTLEEYGINLQKDKLYFKVINEGNELYSFDSKFALGEYFLKEKIEDLDIQVKVGIYRNSKFIEILASNTIHTFNTKIKLPTKDSEVWINKTNGFTEIIRSTMTHFTLGMSSSKYVEELERLKEFEQYEKESLSSSSFINGGKNA from the coding sequence ATGAGTTCAAAAACCCAAGATTTATTAAATAAAAGTATAGAAGTAGATGATAGTTTTTCTAGCTCATCTCATACAATTGATACTCTAGCTCAAGAAGTAGATGAACAAAAATTAAAATTTACAATTCCTTCAAGATATAATAAAGATTACCTTAGAATAGTATTAGTTAATACTTCTAAGTTTTATATATATTGGGAATTTAGTGATTTTACTTTGGAAGAATATGGGATAAATTTACAAAAAGATAAACTATATTTTAAAGTTATAAATGAAGGAAATGAATTATATTCATTCGATTCAAAATTTGCTCTAGGAGAATATTTTTTAAAAGAAAAAATAGAAGATTTAGATATTCAAGTAAAAGTAGGAATATATAGAAACTCTAAATTTATTGAAATTTTAGCTTCTAATACTATTCATACATTTAATACAAAAATAAAACTTCCAACAAAAGATAGTGAAGTTTGGATTAATAAAACTAATGGATTTACAGAGATAATTCGTTCAACAATGACACATTTTACATTAGGAATGTCATCATCAAAATATGTAGAAGAACTTGAAAGACTTAAAGAATTTGAACAATATGAAAAAGAAAGTTTGAGTTCATCTTCTTTTATCAATGGAGGTAAAAATGCTTAA
- a CDS encoding TOBE domain-containing protein, with the protein MEISSNLTLNLLNQPFLLEKRIDLLFAIKKCGSISKAAKEVPMSYKKAWEAVDTMNNLSSMAVVKTEKGGKGGGGTFLTPYGENLLKTYKFLKNEQKSFLNRLESMTDIDNGTLKTIGRIAMQISARNQIQGIVEKVEHSEVSAQVYVRLKSGNTLVSNITKTAVDNLHVRQNDEVTAFFKSSNVLISKDSNLAISARNKFEGIIDSINEDEINSEVIVNIADSEKIVSVITTQAIKSLGLEEGMAVCAIIKSSDVMIGK; encoded by the coding sequence ATGGAAATTTCATCTAATTTAACATTGAATCTTTTAAATCAACCTTTTTTATTGGAAAAAAGAATTGATTTACTTTTTGCAATTAAAAAATGTGGTTCAATCAGTAAAGCTGCAAAAGAAGTTCCAATGAGTTATAAAAAAGCATGGGAAGCAGTAGACACAATGAATAACTTATCCTCAATGGCAGTTGTTAAGACTGAAAAAGGTGGAAAAGGTGGTGGTGGAACATTTCTAACACCATATGGAGAAAATTTATTAAAAACTTATAAGTTCTTAAAAAATGAGCAGAAAAGTTTTTTAAATAGATTAGAAAGTATGACTGATATTGATAATGGAACATTAAAAACAATAGGAAGAATTGCAATGCAAATTAGTGCAAGAAATCAAATTCAAGGAATTGTAGAAAAAGTAGAACATTCAGAAGTAAGTGCCCAAGTTTATGTAAGATTGAAAAGTGGCAATACTTTAGTTTCAAATATTACGAAAACAGCAGTTGATAATCTTCATGTAAGACAAAATGATGAAGTTACTGCTTTTTTTAAATCAAGTAATGTTTTAATATCAAAGGATTCAAATTTAGCAATAAGTGCAAGAAATAAGTTTGAAGGTATAATTGATTCTATAAATGAAGATGAAATAAATTCTGAAGTAATTGTAAATATTGCAGACTCAGAAAAAATAGTATCTGTAATAACAACACAAGCCATAAAAAGTTTAGGCTTAGAAGAAGGCATGGCAGTATGTGCCATAATAAAATCAAGTGATGTAATGATAGGAAAATAA
- the glk gene encoding glucokinase, which yields MILVGDIGGTKTSLAIFKNNTLKIIKQEVYQSNQYKSFEDILLDFLAQNTFKIDKACFGVAGLVIENKAKITNLSWKIKASKIQKKFRIKKVKLLNDLEATAYGMLYLKEKDFFLLNKGKNTKGNIAVIAAGTGLGEAILNLENKQFYPLSTEGGHCDFAPMNPLQDEFLVWLRKKYISHVSYERILSGEGILNIYEFLLERGITPAISLENASNKDEKIKLISKFAKNKDDNLAIKTMEMFFEIYAAEASNLALKSLCFGGLYIAGGIALKNLEILENSNFLDSFYAKGRFESLMKNIPIKVSKNKDTALIGAVKFAFEKL from the coding sequence ATGATTTTAGTTGGTGATATTGGTGGGACGAAAACAAGTCTAGCTATTTTTAAAAATAATACTTTAAAGATAATAAAACAAGAAGTTTATCAAAGTAATCAGTATAAAAGTTTTGAAGATATTTTATTAGATTTTTTAGCTCAAAACACTTTTAAAATAGATAAGGCTTGCTTTGGTGTAGCTGGTTTAGTTATTGAAAATAAAGCCAAAATCACAAATCTCTCTTGGAAAATAAAAGCTTCAAAAATCCAAAAAAAATTCAGAATTAAAAAAGTTAAATTGTTAAATGATTTAGAAGCAACTGCTTATGGAATGCTTTATTTAAAAGAAAAGGATTTTTTTCTTTTAAATAAAGGTAAAAATACAAAAGGTAACATTGCAGTTATAGCTGCTGGAACAGGATTAGGTGAAGCAATTCTAAACCTTGAAAATAAACAGTTTTATCCTCTTTCTACAGAAGGAGGACATTGTGATTTTGCTCCCATGAACCCTTTGCAAGATGAATTCTTAGTCTGGCTTAGAAAGAAATATATTTCTCATGTTAGTTATGAAAGAATTTTATCTGGAGAAGGAATTTTAAATATTTATGAGTTTTTATTAGAAAGAGGTATTACTCCTGCAATTTCTTTAGAAAATGCATCCAATAAAGATGAAAAAATTAAATTAATAAGTAAGTTTGCTAAAAATAAAGATGATAATTTAGCTATTAAAACAATGGAAATGTTTTTTGAAATATATGCAGCAGAAGCTTCTAACTTAGCATTAAAATCGCTTTGTTTTGGTGGTCTTTATATTGCAGGTGGAATTGCTTTAAAGAATTTAGAAATTTTAGAAAATAGCAATTTTCTAGATAGTTTTTATGCTAAAGGTAGATTTGAATCTTTAATGAAAAATATTCCAATAAAGGTATCAAAAAACAAAGATACCGCTTTGATAGGAGCAGTGAAGTTTGCCTTTGAGAAACTCTAA
- a CDS encoding TOBE domain-containing protein — MNKIEAVVIEIESMENLNLVSFQFEEQTLTMISLDLSKEIKVGKKVVLSLKPTNITLAKELKGLISSSNNLTATIDNIEIGKLLTCITSKIFNTQFQTIITTKSLEKLKLVLNEEINLLFKASDLAILDILDD, encoded by the coding sequence ATGAATAAGATAGAAGCAGTTGTTATTGAAATTGAATCAATGGAGAATTTAAACCTTGTTTCTTTTCAATTTGAAGAACAAACTCTTACAATGATAAGTTTGGATTTAAGTAAAGAAATTAAAGTTGGTAAAAAGGTAGTATTATCTTTAAAACCAACTAATATAACTTTAGCAAAAGAACTAAAAGGCTTAATAAGTTCTTCAAATAACTTAACTGCAACTATTGATAATATTGAAATAGGAAAACTTCTTACTTGTATTACAAGTAAAATTTTTAATACTCAATTCCAAACAATTATTACTACTAAGTCATTAGAGAAATTAAAACTTGTTTTAAATGAAGAGATAAATCTTTTATTTAAAGCAAGTGACTTAGCAATATTGGATATTTTAGATGATTGA
- a CDS encoding FIG domain-containing protein, whose translation MIAVFNAITNIAEDIEKNVFVDCEKFLSCGLSDKQMHEKVHAYCSEIIEREFRRVKSVHGFIGKVKKEYKTINENGKYKISYIAIDNLDLLDVDFSLGSIFGIYEQQMDAFHLKAAMYITYGPTFQLVFASKSEGVIYFSYEDGEFIEQDPLSLEKKGNINSTGGLASEWTDEHKELITGFFNEGYRLRYSDSLSLDTHQILFKRGGVYSSPATKSFPNGKHDFIFEAFPISYIIEQAGGRAISKKGRILDTTNVEIDQQTPLYFGSSYELQKVEDSFLN comes from the coding sequence ATGATTGCAGTTTTTAATGCCATTACTAATATTGCAGAAGATATAGAAAAAAATGTTTTTGTTGATTGTGAAAAGTTTCTTTCTTGTGGTTTAAGTGATAAACAAATGCATGAAAAAGTTCATGCTTATTGTTCAGAAATTATTGAAAGAGAATTTAGAAGAGTAAAATCAGTACATGGATTTATAGGAAAAGTTAAAAAAGAATATAAAACAATAAATGAAAATGGAAAATACAAAATCTCATATATTGCTATAGATAACCTAGATTTATTAGATGTTGATTTTTCTTTAGGAAGTATTTTTGGAATATATGAACAACAAATGGATGCTTTTCACTTAAAAGCAGCTATGTACATTACTTATGGACCAACATTTCAATTGGTTTTTGCTTCAAAATCAGAAGGTGTGATTTACTTTTCATATGAAGATGGAGAGTTTATAGAACAAGACCCTTTATCTTTAGAAAAAAAAGGTAATATTAATTCTACAGGTGGATTAGCAAGTGAATGGACAGATGAACATAAAGAGCTAATTACAGGTTTTTTTAATGAAGGTTATAGATTAAGATATTCTGATTCTTTATCTTTAGATACTCATCAAATACTTTTTAAAAGAGGAGGAGTTTACTCTTCTCCTGCAACAAAATCTTTCCCTAATGGAAAACATGATTTTATTTTTGAAGCTTTTCCAATTTCTTATATTATTGAACAAGCTGGTGGACGAGCTATTAGCAAAAAAGGTCGTATTCTAGATACTACGAATGTAGAAATTGATCAACAAACACCTCTTTATTTTGGTTCTTCATACGAATTACAAAAAGTAGAAGACTCTTTTTTAAACTAA